Proteins encoded by one window of Desulfobulbaceae bacterium:
- a CDS encoding sel1 repeat family protein has protein sequence MGKRIFRNLTLQAVICFFLCVIPFQARAELDISEIREAASQGDADAQYLLGMSYAEGQDISKDEINAYAWSSLAAMQGVEAAAKHRDNIAGNFSIKQLHEAQALAEEYQAKIDKQMKRPPSLRFRTSSVSSVATNAELRSWLQNVKPAAGGE, from the coding sequence TATTCCGTAATTTAACTTTACAGGCGGTAATTTGTTTTTTTCTTTGCGTTATCCCCTTTCAAGCACGTGCAGAATTGGATATTTCCGAAATTAGAGAGGCTGCGAGTCAGGGAGATGCAGATGCTCAGTATCTTTTGGGAATGTCGTACGCCGAAGGTCAGGATATCTCTAAAGATGAAATTAATGCTTACGCTTGGTCTAGTCTTGCGGCAATGCAAGGTGTAGAAGCCGCTGCAAAGCATAGGGATAACATAGCTGGTAATTTTTCTATCAAGCAACTCCATGAAGCGCAAGCGCTAGCCGAAGAGTATCAGGCCAAGATTGATAAGCAAATGAAACGGCCGCCCTCTTTACGATTTCGGACATCTTCTGTGTCCTCTGTTGCAACTAATGCAGAACTCCGCTCTTGGCTCCAAAATGTCAAGCCTGCCGCAGGTGGTGAATAG
- a CDS encoding RND transporter, with product MEKILANIPWSVLVIACLTIGLAPFNPPHIWEKLQLLAKGQLVRPVDWFDFFLHGTPWILLIVKSILSIK from the coding sequence ATGGAAAAAATTCTCGCCAACATCCCTTGGTCGGTGCTAGTCATCGCCTGCCTGACCATCGGCCTCGCCCCATTCAACCCTCCCCACATCTGGGAAAAACTTCAGCTGCTAGCCAAAGGGCAACTCGTCCGCCCGGTAGACTGGTTCGACTTCTTCCTACACGGAACCCCCTGGATTCTGCTGATCGTAAAATCCATTCTATCCATTAAATAA
- a CDS encoding FKBP-type peptidyl-prolyl cis-trans isomerase — MATTAIAAEKMELKTPKDKVSYAIGMDMANSLKQNNIDVSPDILGKAIKDVLTGQQLVMTDDEAKASLMNLQKEMQDKQQSEMKAVGDKNVKEGDAFLAENKKKDGVKTTASGLQYQVMAEGKGKSPKETDMVTVQYKGTLLDGTEFDSSYVRGQPATFPVNGVIKGWTEALQLMKEGAKWKLFIPAGLAYGESGTQGGPIGPNATLIFEVELVSVQEK, encoded by the coding sequence ATGGCAACCACGGCTATTGCTGCCGAAAAAATGGAGTTAAAGACCCCTAAAGACAAGGTGAGCTATGCCATCGGAATGGATATGGCTAACAGCCTTAAGCAAAATAATATCGATGTCAGTCCGGACATCTTGGGTAAGGCTATTAAGGATGTCTTGACCGGACAACAACTTGTTATGACCGACGATGAAGCCAAAGCTTCCTTGATGAATCTGCAGAAGGAGATGCAGGATAAGCAGCAATCTGAGATGAAAGCGGTAGGCGATAAGAACGTAAAGGAAGGCGATGCATTCTTGGCAGAAAATAAGAAAAAGGACGGGGTTAAGACAACTGCCAGTGGTTTGCAGTATCAGGTGATGGCTGAAGGTAAAGGCAAATCGCCCAAGGAGACGGATATGGTTACTGTTCAGTATAAGGGGACGTTGCTTGACGGAACCGAGTTTGACAGTTCCTATGTTCGTGGTCAACCCGCCACTTTTCCTGTTAATGGCGTGATTAAAGGCTGGACCGAGGCCCTTCAATTGATGAAAGAAGGGGCCAAATGGAAACTTTTCATCCCGGCGGGTTTGGCTTACGGAGAGAGTGGAACCCAAGGTGGGCCTATCGGACCTAATGCGACACTGATCTTCGAGGTGGAGTTGGTTTCTGTTCAGGAGAAATAA